ATTAAGTAAAAATAAGGTGAAAAATTTTGTTGAACATGTTGATAATTGGGAAACAGGAGAACAGAATATTACTAAGCTAGGAACAACCGATTTGGCTTTTTCTCCAAATGTTACTGCGAATTCTATTTTTTCCTATGATAAATCAGGTTTTGGAGTACAATTTATATCACAATATGTGGGAGAGCAATATATCGATAATTCTTCGAGTAAGGAAAGAAGTTTAGATGCTTACACTGTATCGAATATGAATTTTTCGTATGAGTTTAAACCTGGTTTTGCTGAGAGTTTAAAAATTAATTTCTTGGTTAATAATGTATTCGATGCAGAATATGAATCGAATGCATGGGTTTATTCATATATTATAGGAGGTGAGCGTTTTGCAATGGATGGTTATTTTCCACAAGCAGGAATTAATTTTCTGGCAGGCGTAACAGTAAGATTTTAATATTTGAAAAATAGAACACTGGATTTTAGCTTGCATAAAATCCAGTGTTTTTATAATATTTGCAAATGAATTGGATTGTTGATAACATCATAGAAATTATTGGAACCCTTTCCGGATTAATATTTCTCTATCTGGAAATTAAGCAAAATAAATGGTTGTGGCCAGTCGGACTGTTAACTTCTGTGATGTATATCTATGTGTTTTTTGAGGCAAAATTATATGCCGATATGTCGCTGCAATTTTATTATGTATTCATAAGTATTTACGGATGGATAATTTGGTCTTATGGTTCAAATCAAATTAAAGAAGAATTACCTGTAACACATTTAAGCCGTAAATTATTTGTTACTTTATTTGCTGTAAGTATGGCAATTTATGTTGTTATTTCTTACGTTTTGGTAAATTTTACCGATGCTTCGCTTCCTTATTGGGATGCATTTACAACAGCTTTAAGTATAGTTGCTACTTGGATGCTAGCTCGAAAAATATTGGAGCAATGGTTGGTTTGGGTAATTGTAAAT
This genomic interval from uncultured Marinifilum sp. contains the following:
- the pnuC gene encoding nicotinamide riboside transporter PnuC is translated as MNWIVDNIIEIIGTLSGLIFLYLEIKQNKWLWPVGLLTSVMYIYVFFEAKLYADMSLQFYYVFISIYGWIIWSYGSNQIKEELPVTHLSRKLFVTLFAVSMAIYVVISYVLVNFTDASLPYWDAFTTALSIVATWMLARKILEQWLVWVIVNAVSLGLYIYKGLYPTSILFFFYTVLAIIGYLQWKKDMLVSRAMSGN